Below is a genomic region from Phytohabitans houttuyneae.
TCTCCGAGCTGACGAAGCTGCGCACGGTGCGGTCCACGCCCTGGACGCTGGCCGCGTTCCTGGTGGTGAGCGCCGGCCTGGCCTACCTGCTGGAGCTGAGCCTGCGCGACGCGGAGTGGCGGGAGGGGTACGACCCGCTGTTCGCCACGTTCCTGCCGCTGACCATCGGGCAGATGGCGCTTGTCGTGTTCGGCGCGCTGGCCGTGACCAGCGAGTACTCCTCCGGCACCATCCGCGCCTCGCTGGCCGCCGTGCCGCACCGCGGCCGCTTCTACCTGGCCAAGCTGGGCGCCGTCACCACTGTCGCGGCCGCGGCGTCCGCGCTGACGGTGCCGGTCACGTTCCTGGCCGGGCGGGCTGCGCTGACCGGCGAGGCGGTGCGGGCGTGCGTGGGCGCCGGGATCTACCTGACGCTGATGTGCGTGTTCGCGTTCGGCCTGGCCACGATGGTGCGGCACACCGCGGCCGCGCTGGGCGGCCTGCTGCCGGTGCTCTTCCTGGGCTCTCAGGGCCTGGGCAACATCCCGGCGATCCGCAAGGTCACCCAGTTTCTGCCCGACCAGACCGGCTGGGTCGCCATGCACCTGGCCGGCCCGCAGGACGACCCGCGCTGGGCCCGCGACTACGGCGCGTGGACCGGTCTGGGCCTGCTGGCACTGTGGGCACTCGCCGCGGTCCTGGGCGGCTACTGGGTGCTGCGCCGCCGCGACGCGTGAAATACGCATGGACGTCGATGTTGCGTGTGAGCGTTAACCAGGACAGGATCGCCTGGGACGCTTCCGGCTGGTCGCCCGCGCCTCGGGGCCGAGCGCCGGCCGGCCGGTCGGCGACGGCAGGAGACCGCTCATGACCCTCGTATTTGGACACTCGCGGCGGCGGGTGGCCGTCCTGGCCGCCTCGACCGCGGTGGTGCTGGCCGCCGCGTTGGTCGGGCCGCCGCCCGCGTCTGCCGCGCCCGCTCCGCCGGCCACCTTGGCGGCGCCACGCGGCGGCCTGCCCGAGCTGCGCCTGGACGACCCGTCGATCGACTGGCGGGAGCTCGTCGTCGACGGCGGCGACGTCGAGCGCCGAGCCGACGGCGCGGCGCACAACGTATTCGGCGGCTTCGGCTCGGTCTCCTGCAACAACACCTCCAACCTGCTGCTGGACTACAAGGAGGAAAACCCGCGCGCCTACTGGAAGATCATGCGGATGCTCTTCGACCCGGACGAGGGCGCGGGACTCAGACACATCAAGGTCGAGCTGGGCTCGGACAGCAACAGCTCGTCCGGCGCCGAGCCGGCGACCAAACGCGACGCCGGCGAGCCGGCCAACGTGTTGCGCGGCGCAGGCTTCCACTTCATCGCCGACGCCCAGCGGATCAACCCCGACGTGGAGGTCGAGGCGCTGCGCTGGGGCGAGCCCTCGTGGACCGGCAACGACTGGACCAAGCGGTACCAGTGGTACAAGGAGACGATCGACGCCGCCCACGACACGTTCGGTGTCGAGTTCGACTGGATGAGCCCGGCGCAAAACGAGGTCCGGCACGCCAACTACCAGGCCGCAGAGCTCAACTGGACGGTCCAGTTCGCCAAGTGGCTCGAGCGGGACGCGGCCGCACCGGACGCGCGCTACGACTACTCGCAAATCAAGATCGTGGCGCTCGACTCCTACCGCGACGGCAACAACGTCGCCGGGCGGATCCTGGCCGACCCGGAGGCGCTGGCCTACGTCGACGCGCTCGGCTTCCACTACGACATCGAAGGCGGGCCGAACGTCACCCGGCTCAACAAGGAGTACGGGCTGCCGATCCTCTACTCCGAGGGTGTCGCCCCGATGATCGACCCGCAGTACCGCCTCGCCGCCGACCCGAGCCGCGGCGGCGTCGGCGGCACCGTCTCCGCCGCCGACATCGCGGACCGGTTCATCAACGCGTACCGGTGGAGCGGGGCCGGCAGCAACCCGGCGCACATGACGACCTTCCTATTCCAGCCGGCCGTCAGCGCCATGTACGAAGGCACGCAGTATTCCCCCAAGCACCTCATCCGCGCCTCCGACCCGTGGTCCGGTTACTGGGAGGGCGACGTCGGGATCGTCACCGTGCGCCACTTCCACCAGTTCGTCGGCAGCGGATGGGAGTACATCGAAGGTGCCACCGGCGGCGACGGCACCAAGGGCGACGGCGGCACCAACGTCGACACCTCCACCCGCACCGTCCTGACCGCCCGCACACCCGCCGGCGCCACCGGCACTCCACAGTGGACGCAGGTGCACGCCAACAACACACGCACCGACCGGTACTTCGAGGTCAAGGTGGCGGACCTCGGCGAGCGCGGCCGCCCGCTGTACGCGTGGCAGACGCGCGGCCCGGACGCGGCGCAGCGGTACGACGCCAACTACTTCCAGAACGTCGGCTACTACGCCCCCGTGCGCGGCGAGGTGATCGACGGCGTCGAGCACGACGTGTACCGCGTGCGGGTGCCGGCGTACTCGATCCTCACCCTCTCCACGCTCGCGCGCGGCGTCCACGGCAGCACGGATCGGTACCGGCCGGGGGAGTTCGCACCGCGGGCGCGGGACGAGATCCTCGCTCTGCCCTACCGGGACAACTTCGAGTACGACGACTACCCGGCCACCGTGGTCGGCGGCCGCAAGATGACCTACCTGCAGCGCCGCGGCGGCACACCGCGGTACACGGCCGACCAGGACGGCGCGTTCGAGGTGGTCGCGACCGGCGACCGGCGCCACCGCCACGTGCTGCGGCAGCAGAACCACGCCCACAACCGCGGCTACGTGTGGAACGTGTGGGGCGACGGCCGGCAGAACGTGCCGTCGACCGCCGCACCGTCAACGGTGCTCGGCGACCACCGCTGGGCCGACTACACCGCGACCGTCGACTTCCGGCTCGACCAGGTCGACCGTGACGCGACGCTGGCCAACTTCGCCGGCCTGGGCGTGCGGCAGGTCGTGGCCCGCGGCGGCGACCAGGCCACGTACGCCGCCCGCGTACACGAGGACGGCCGGTGGGAGCTGCGCAAGCTCGACACCGTGGTCGCGTCCGGCACGGTGGCAGGATTCGACGCCGCCGCGTGGCACAAGCTGTCCGTGGCGGCCAGCGGCAACGTCATCACCGCCACGCTCGACGGCGACCCACTCACCTCGTGGGCCGACACGTCCGTCAACCCGGTGCTGGCCGGGCGCGTCGCCCTGGTCAGCGGCTACTACAACACCGAGTTTGACAACCTCGCCGTTACGCCGATCAAGGGCCAGCCCTGGAAGTCTGTGAAGACCGACGACTCCGACCCCAGCGTCACCTATCCCGACGGCTTCACGTTCGCCCAGGTCGGCTTCGCCCACTTCAACCGCACGCACCACGTGCTGGCGGCCGGCCAGTCGCTGGCGCTAGCCTTCACTGGCACCGGCCTGAACCTGTTCGGAGCGACGGGGGCGGCGACGCTGGAGGTAACCATCGACGACCAAGCGCCGTACACGGTGCAGGTCGGGCCCACCGGCACGAGGCAGACCTCGCACTGGCTGCGCGACCTGCCGCAACGCCACCAC
It encodes:
- a CDS encoding ABC transporter permease subunit, with product MISELTKLRTVRSTPWTLAAFLVVSAGLAYLLELSLRDAEWREGYDPLFATFLPLTIGQMALVVFGALAVTSEYSSGTIRASLAAVPHRGRFYLAKLGAVTTVAAAASALTVPVTFLAGRAALTGEAVRACVGAGIYLTLMCVFAFGLATMVRHTAAALGGLLPVLFLGSQGLGNIPAIRKVTQFLPDQTGWVAMHLAGPQDDPRWARDYGAWTGLGLLALWALAAVLGGYWVLRRRDA